AATACCAGCATCGCCACCGTCGACGGCAACACGCCTCCCGCGCTGAAAGTCGCGCTCGAAAAAGGCAGCGCAATCGACGTCAATGTTCAGGCGCAGCGCCTCAACGAGGCCCGCAACGGCCTGCAACCGGACGTCGGCGCGAGCGTCTACCGCTTCACGCAAGCGGACATCCAGGCGCTGCCGCAAGGGGACAACACGCCTATCAACCAGGTGTTGCTGCAGGCGCCGGGCGTCGCCAACGATTCGTATGGCCAGCTCCACGTACGCGGCGATCACGCGGACCTGCAATACCGGATCAACGGCATCATCATCCCCGAACCGATCAGCGGCTTTGGGCAGTCGCTCGATACGCACATCGTCGATCAGGTCAACCTCATCACCGGTGCGCTGCCGGCGCAGTACGGCTACAAGACGGCCGGCATCGTCGACATTACGACGAAGTCGGGAGATCTCGGCAACGGCGGCTCCGTCGATGTCTATGGCGGCAGCCATCAGACACTGCAGAGCAGCGCCGACGTCTACGGATCGGAAGGTGCGCTCAGCTATTTCTTCACCGGCTCGCTCGGCGAAAACAACCTCGGCATCGAGGCGCCGACTGCGGACGGTAGTCCGATACACGATCACACGCGCCAAGGTAACGGCTTCGGCTATCTGTCGTACATCATCAATCCGCTCACTCGCGTGACGTTGATGGCGGGCACGGCCGCCAATCAGTTCCAGCTGCCGAACACGCCAGGCCTGCCGACCAATTTCGCGCTCGCCGGCCACGCGACCTTCAACTCCGCCGATCTGAACGAAACGCAGTCGGAGCTGAACAACTTCGGAGTACTAGCGTTGCAGGGCACCAATGGCGGCGCACTCGACTATCAGGTGTCGCTGTTCACGCGCTATACGCGGACCCAGTTCAATCCGGACCCCATCGGCGATCTGATGTTCAACGGGGTGGCCTCGACCGACTTCCGCAGCAACCAGGCCGAGGGCGTGCAGGCCGATACGACGTTCCGGCTCAACGACGCACACACGTTACGTGGCGGCGTGTGGGTCGAGCAGGAGCACGCCGTCTTCAGCGACAATGTTTCCGTGTTCCCCACCGACGCCAACGGCAATCAGAGCTCGGACGTCCCGTTCAACATCAACGACGCGGGTGCCAACACGGGCTATCTGTATAGCGCGTACCTGCAGGACGAATGGAAGCTCAATAGCAAGCTGACGTTGAACTACGGTCTGCGTTACGACGGCATGGACGAGTTTGTGCACGCCAGCCAGTTGAGTCCGCGTATCGGCCTCGTATTCGAGCCGACCAACGCCACCACGCTGCATGCCGGTTATTCGCGCTACTTCACACCACCTGATTTCGAACTGGTCTCTGCTACCACGGTCTCCCGTTTCGTCGGCACGACCAATCAGAGCGAGGTGTCCGCGGACAGCCCGGTGCAGCCCGAGCGCAGCGACTATTTCGACATCGGCGTGACGCAGCGCATCACGCCCGCGTTGACCATCGGCCTCGACGCTTACTACAAGATCGCAAGAAACCTGCTCGACGAAGGACAGTTCGGCACCGCGCTAATCAATACGCCGTTCAACTACCAGTACGGCCGCGTGTATGGGCTCGAATTCACCACCAACTACAAGCAGGGCAACGTCTCCGCGTATCTGAATCTCGCGTATAGCAAGGCCCAGGGCAAGGACGTCGATTCGGCGCAGTTCAACTTCTCCGCGGCCGAACTCGCGTATATCGCCAATAACTGGGTGTTCCTCGACCACGATCAGCGCGTGACCGTGTCGCTCGGTGGTGCCTATGAACTGGGGAGGACCACGTTCACTGCCGACGCGATCGTGGGCAGCGGCTTGCGCAGCGGCTTTGCGAACACCGACAAGCTGCCGTGGTACGGACAGCTCAATCTGGCCGTGATCCAGCATTTCAACGAACCGATCGTCGGCAAGTTCGATGTCCGCCTCGTGGTGATCAATGCAATCAACAGCGTGTATGAACTGCGCGACGGCTCGGGCATCGGTGTCGAAGCTCCGCAATTCGGTCCGCAGCGCGCGATTTACGCCGGCATCACCAAGCTGTTCTGAGAGCGGTGCCGATAGCGCTGACGCCAGTAAAGAAACACGAAGGAGCCTGACCATGAACGACTGGACCAATCTCGCCGACGCGGCACGCCTCGGTGGCTGGGTAATCTATCCGCTGACGGTGCTGGCGATCGTCGCGCTCGCCATCACGCTCGACCGGGCATATGCGTTCTGGCGGTTTGCAAGCATGCCCGGATTGGTGGACCTCACGCAGCTTCCCGGTAGCCTGCCAAAACAGCACGCATTCAGCCGGATTGGCCAGTTGCTGCGCGACCCGCGGACTCCGTTGTGGCGCATCGAAACGCGGGTCGAGGCTGCCGCCGCGCAGATCGAGCGTGATATGAGCCGCGGCTTGTGGCTGCTGGAGACCATCGTGACGGCGGCGCCGCTGCTCGGACTGCTCGGCACGATCGTCGGCATGATGCATTCGTTCAAACTGATCGGCGGCGATGGCCTGGTGAATCCGTCGGGCGTCACCGGCGGCGTCGCGCAGGCGCTGATCGCCACCGCGATTGGCCTTGTCATCGCTCTCGTCGCGCTGTTTGCGTTTAACTTCTTTTCGCGCCGTATCGATCGTCTGATGGACGAACTCGAATCGTTCGCCAACGAGTCGCTCAGCGACCTGCGCCTCGCTAGCGAAAGCGCGGGCCTTCCGTCATGAAACTGCGGCGCTCACGCCGCTCGAAGCGCGGCCGCATCGAAATCATTCCGATGATCGATGTGATGTTCTTTCTGCTGGCGACCTTCATGCTGACCTCGCTGGCCATGCAGCGTCTGGACGCCGTGCGGATCAACCTGCCGCAAGGACGCGCGCAACAGATGACCCAGGACAAGCCGCTGACGCTGTCGGTGAACGAGGCCAATCAGGTATTTATCAATCAGCAGGCCGTGCGGCTCGATCAGGTCACGCCGACGATCGCGCGCCTGTTGCGTCCCGACGCCAACGTGGTGGTCGCCGCCGACGATCACGCGTCGCATGGTGTCGTCGTGCAGGCCATGCTGGCCGCACGCCAGGCTGGAGCCGAGCACTTTCTGGTCGCCGTGCATCGTGAATAGCGGCTTGCAACGGCTATTGGCGCTTGCTGATCGCGAGGACACGCGTTTTGCGGTCGCGTTTGTGCTGGCTGGGATGCTGTGTCTGACGCTACTGGCGCGCTCCGTGGGCTGGCTGACCACCCATGAATCTCCACCGCACACGCATGCGCCGACGACGATCGACATGCGTCTTGTCGAACTTGCGCCACCTCCGGTGCCTGCGCCGCTCACGTCCGTGCAACGAGCCGCACCTGCACAGGCGGCGCCCTCTCCGCCCGTCGCGAAGCGCACCCAGACCACCCCGGCGCCGATAACGCACGCGATCCAGCCGCCGCGTAGTAGTCCAACACAACCAAGGCAACCACCGCAGCCGCACGAAGAGGCGCACTCCCCGATTGAGCCGGCAACACCCGAGCAATCCGCAACGTCAACCACATCCGCGCGGGCAGCACCCGCAGCGGCCACGGCAAGCAACGCTGCCGCGCCGTCGAACAGCACAGCAGCCGCCACGCCCGCGCCGCCATCTGGCAGCACGCAAGCACGCCTGCTATCCCAACCGATGCCGGTACTGCCGGACGACCTGCGGGAGCAGGGTTATCAGGTCACGGCGCTCGCTCACTTCAAGGTACATGCCGACGGCACGTTCGAAGTCGAACTGGTGAAGCCTACGCAAAATCCGCGGCTCAATCAGATTCTGCTGGAAACCTTGCACCGCTGGCGCTTTTTCCCGGCAATGGAAAACGGCCACCCCGTCGAAAGCGATCAGGACGTGCGGGTGCACTTCTCGGTCAGTTGAGCGACGTCACGCCGCTCAACTGAACTGCCAGGGACTACATACGGAAATCCGCCGCCATGTCCTCGTCGCTGCGCGCTTCAAGCTCGCCGTTGCGGCAGGCTTTCATGAAGACGTCGTAGTCTTTCTCGACCTGGTCTGCGTAGGCGAGTGCGTAGTCGGTCAGCGCTTCTCCAAACTGATCGCCGCGGCCGATATAGGCGCTGATTTCAATGGCCTTGCCGCTCGCCTTCGCATGAGCACGCGCCATCACCCAGCCGCACAACTTCGCGTACCCCAGCAGGAGGTCGTTATCGAACAGCTCGATATTCGCCGAGAGCTTCATATCGCGCAGTTGCCGGAAATAGAAATGCCGGCTCGACGGGCCGGTAGCCCACCCGAGGAAGATGTCGCTCGCTGCCTGCAGCACGCGCTGCCCGCGCACGACGCGCTCGCCATCGTGCTGCAAGGTTTGTCCCTTGAAGTATTGGGCGACCACCGACTGGCGCGCTTCCTTGATCTGGAGGAAGAGCGGCTTACCCATATGATCGGTGCTCAGCAGAACCAGACAGCGCGTGCCCACGCTGCCGACGCCCACCACCTTGAACACCAGATCCTGGGCCGTAAAGTGGCTCAGCAGTTCGCGCCGGTCATGCGTCAACGTCTTCAGGTACTCGCCGTACATGGGCCCGATGAGCTTGCGCCAGTCGCCCAGAGTGAACCAGTCGTCTTCAGCCTCGAACATCGTATTGGCGCCGTGCACATGAAATAGCCCGGGCGGCGCGTCACGGATGACCAGATGGTCGCCCACGTGCTCGCACATCTTGTCGAGCATGCTCTCCTGAGTACGCCCAGCCGCCTTCTCCATGCCGCGCCTGACGGTGCGGCGGCGCTCCGGCGTCAACGCGGTTTCGGCCATGTGTTCGAACGTAATGCGCTCGTACCACAGTTCGAGCGCCCCGCATTGCGCATACTGCATCATGCGATCGCGGTATTCGCTGACCGCCGTCATCACCAGTTCGGCGGAGAAGCCGCGGCTCAGGCGCATATGCCTCGCGGCCACCACGAGACTGGCAGTCAGGCGTTTGAGATCCCATTCGAACGGACCGAGCGCCACCTCATCGAAGTCGTTCAGATCGAAGACGAGTTGCCGTTCCGGTGTCGCGAAACCGCCGAAGTTCATCAGATGGCCATCGCCGCAGATCGGCATCACGATGCCCGTGTCGGACGTCCGGCTCAGGTCGTGAGCCTGGATGATCGCACTGCCGCGAAAGAACGTGAAAGGCGAAACGGCCATGCGACCGTAGCGCAATGGCACCAGCTTCTGCACCCGCCCTTCGCTGCTTTGCTTGAGAAGATCGACCGGGTTGCGGTGGACATCGCCAGTCGCGCGATGACTCGAGCGCTTCGAATGTTCGCGCGCTGCCCGGCCGCTGGCCTCCCGTTCCGCGATGGTGCTGGCTTTCATGCTCCGCTCCGGTTATGGTGACTCGCCGCAACCGGCGTGGCTCTCAGTCCACACCGGCTGCCGTGCCGACGCGCCTTAACTGCGAACGCGCCGGATTGCACTATTCATTGTGTTCTTCGAAGATCGCCCCACTGCCACGCCGGCAAGCGCCATTGCGTTGCCGTATTAAATCCTGTGGGCAACGCGGGCGCAAGTGCATTCGCGCCGGATAGCAGAAGGGGCTGGCGCCTCGACCAGGCGCCAGCCCCTTTCTTGCGCGGCCTGGTGCTCTGCCGCGAGAAAACAGCGGACCGGCAAAGCCGGTGCTGTCATGGTTGTGTCATCGGACCGTGTCGTTAAACGAAACAGTTGCGCCCGCCCCGGAAACCTCCAAGGCTGTCAACACAGCGATGCTCAGTTCAGGTGGCTGGGGAAACTCATCGCACAGGAAACGGCGTATTCGCGGCCGTGCGCACATCGCCCGGCATTGCGGGAAGCCCGGCAAGTGCGACACTCGCCAATTGATCGAACGCGGCACGCTGGCGACCCGCCAGCGGCACCGCGCTCGAACGGCTCGTCAGCTTGAGCGGATCGGTAGGCTGGTTGTTCAGGCGAACCTCAAAGTGCAGATGCGGACCAGTCGCGACTCCCGTCTCTCCGACTGCGCCCAACGACTGTCCCTGGCTGACCTGCATGCCTGCCCTCAGTCCCTTGGCAAACGCCGATAGATGCGCGTAGTACGAGGTATAGCCCTGCGTGTGACGCAGCACGACATGATTGCCATAACCGCTGTCGTAACCAACGAACTGCACCGTGCCTGCGGAGGCAGCAACGACCGGCGTACCGGGCGCCGCAGTGAGGTCCACGCCCGTATGCAGCAGACGCTGCCCGGTCACCGGATGAATGCGGTAACCGAATGGCGAACTCACGCGCACGAAGTTCAATGGCATGGCGAACGGTTCGGCGGTCAGACGCTGGCCGTCGAACGAATAGTAGTCGCCAGCTACCCTTCCTGGCGCAACAAACCAGACCGCGCGATGAGTCTGACCCGCGAGTCGCAACTCGACCGCCGTTATGCGTACGCCGGCCGCGCTGGCCGGCTTGCCGTCGACCGGTTCATAGGCGATACGGTAGTAGTCGCCTGCTTGAGCCGGTTGAGTGGCGTCGAGGCGTCCCGCAAAGATACGGCTGAGTTGCACGACCAGATCCGCCGGTAGGCCCACCGGCGTCCACGCGGCGTGCAAACCACCTTTGATCTCTCCCGCGTAGGTGTTCGTTTGCGCAGGCGGCATCTCCAACGGGGCGACGCCTGAGAGGGTGGTGGGATGAGCAACATCGGCGGCACGCGACCCGGAGGTGTCGGCGAGGCTGCCCGTCTTGCCAGTACCGACGGCTACCCGCCCGGTCCATTCGTGGGCACCCGCAGAGGGAGCCAGCGGGACGCACACGGAAGGGCTGAGCCGGCACATCTTCATCAGCACCGGCTCGTCGAGCGACAGGACAAGCGTTGGGCGCGAATGCAGATCGTCGCGAAGGAACGACAGGTTATGCAAGCCATCGAATGCCATTTGCATCACGGATGTGACTGGCCCATCGGAGGCCGGCAGACGGTTTGTGCCGTCCGGAGTCGGGGATTGCGTGCCCGGCAGCGGTCGTTGCACTGCAGGCTGGTTTGGGCCCGGCACTGACGCCTGACCGGGTGGCTTTGAAACCGCACGCGACTCGACAGGCGCGCCCAGCGTAGCAGCCAACGCGCTGCTCAGCATGAACACTCTGGCCGCAACACCCATTGGAGAAGTGCGTTTGAGATCGGGCGACGCATTCGCATTGGTGGAATGAACCGGCTCGGGGACAAGGATGTTACGTAGATACAGCCACATGATGGAGAACTCTCGCAGTCGAAAAGAAGGCTGCGGGGCATGGGCGACGGTGTAACGACACTTGGTAGCCGCGCGGAAAAGATGGCAGATCCCGTGTAGGGCATCTCTGACATCGGACTACACAGCCCGGCAACAGGAATCGAAAGTCTACTGACAGAGGAAGGTCAGAAAAATAGGAATAGTCTCGACTTGTCCTATCTGTTCGGCGTCCGCGCCCCGATACGCCGAGCGATCGCATCGATCGTAGACACCCACCGTTCATCCACGCGCCTCGACAAATATCACGTTCAAGCGATTCGTCACGGCGCTTTAATGCAGATCAATATTTACACTTGATTAACACAAATTCCATTTCGGATTACTCTTATTTGACGCTCAGGATCATGCAATTAGCCTCTCACACGCCCGTGAATTCCACAGGCAAACCGTGAATCCTGATTTTTAAAAAATATTACATTTATAAAATAAAACGGGATTCACGTAAATTGACATTTACATTTCCGTTTCACTAATGAAGACAAAGAAGATTTTTTACACCGTTTGCACCACCACGCTCGCGATTATTCTGACCGGCCTCACGCAGGCTCATGCCGGTACCGCCCCCGAGGCAGTCCAGCCCCAAGGCAGCGAATTCTCCGGAGGGTACGTCGGCTTCAAACTTGGCGAGAACCGCTCCAACGCCTCGGGCGTCGCAGCCACAGCCAGGCACGACACAACGTTTCCCGGGCTAGTCGCAGGCTACGCGTTCGATGCCGGCCCCCTGGTGCTCGGCGCCGAGGTGTTCACCGATTTCCACCATGGCTCTGCCACCGGGAAGGATGGTGGTCTCGACGCGAAAGTGGGTGTTCCCGTCGGCAAACTGATGCCGTATGCGCGGCTCGGCTTTACGGGCTCATGGCCGGACACGCGACTGCATGGTGGATTGGGAGTGGAATATAAGCTATCCAGTCAATTCGGACTTGCCGGCGAATGGACCGCCGACACTTCCCGTTCAAGCGGCACGAAACGCAGAAATGACAGTTTTACTGTTGGATTGAATTATCATTTTCAATAATCCGAATATAGGATCGCAAGGTCAATTTGCTAAAATTATGGATTCGATTTCAGGGAAAGAAGAAATCTCTCCGTAAAACGGTTTTCTCAAAACTCGCAAAAACAGCGCTCTTGTAGAGGTGGGCGAGCAAGCATTAAAGCTCAGGTGAGAAGTAGACGACCATTCAAAGCAGCGGTTGCCGGGCAGGCAGCCTCTGCTTTCCGCAGGAGGATCACGGCATTTCAGACACGTCCCATTCCAACCAAATTGTTTCTGCCGCAAAATCTCGCTCTTTCCCGTACAGCGTCGTTACCGGTCACACGCAGGCCAATGCGCCTTCTCAAGTATCGAGGAACTGAAATGTGGTCTGCCATTAGCGATCTCGGCGACGCAGCCATGACGCTACCCCTTGCTGTTGCCTGCTGCGCATGGCTAGCCATGTCCTTGTCTGGCTGGCGCGCCGCGCTCGCGTGGCTGGCACCGCTTTGCGCCGGCATGTTGATGGTCGGATTGACCAAGATTCTGTATGCCGGGTGCGGCGTGCAAATTCCCGCGATAGGTTTTCGCGTCATAAGCGGCCACACCATGCTTGCCTCGGCAGTCTGGCCAATGGCGTTCCTGCTTGCCTCGCGCAGCGGAACGAGCGCGGGCACGCGCGCCGCATTGATGTTGGGATTCCTGCTGGCTGCATTGATCGGCACGGCCCGCGTTTTCGATCAGGCACACACGACGTCGGAAGTTATCGCGGGTTGGGCTCTGGGCGCGGTGGTGACCGTGATCTTTGTACGCTGGAAGGACACACCCGTACTCCCCTCGCGCCTGCGGCCATTCGCGATCGGCTCGATGCTGTTAGTGTCGGCGGCTGCGTATGGACACCATGCACCGATTCAAACGGCCATCGAGTCTTATTCGCCAGTTCTTTGTGAACGGCTGTTTTAGGTAACGCCCCGCCATCAGGACGGGCAACGAAGCAGGGTATCTTTATGCGGCGCGCTAGCGTGTCTACATTTCTATTTGCCGCGAGCATCGCTTTCTTTTCGCTTAGCGCGTTCAGTGTTCGAGCAGCAGCATGTGCATACTTCTTGATAGGCGCTTTGGCGTTTCTGAAGATGCCAACCTTGCTGGCGCGGCAGATCGGCCTGGCGCCGGTTCTCGCATACTGGGCGACCATTCTTTGCCTGTCGTTTATCCAGTCTGCGTTTGGCGACTTCTATCCGAACTATTTCATCAAGTTCATTTTTATCCAGACCTATATCGCATTGATCTTCTGGATGTTCCGCAGCAAGATCCTCACACTTGGGTCGCTGACGCGCGCATGCGAAATCCTGATCTACGTTCATGCTGCGTTTTTTATTTTCCAGCTTACGTACTATCTGCTCACCGGTCATTTCATTGACTTCGACAGTTACGTTCGTGAAGGCAGTGCCGAAGCGCTCTATGAAACCAAGACGCTAAGTGACAGCCTGATACCCATCCGCGCGCTGGGATTGTTCTCGGAGCCATCGTTTTATGCCATGACGGTTGTCCCGCCAGGTATCGTCCTGTTGCTG
The sequence above is drawn from the Paraburkholderia phenazinium genome and encodes:
- a CDS encoding DUF2252 domain-containing protein, which produces MKASTIAEREASGRAAREHSKRSSHRATGDVHRNPVDLLKQSSEGRVQKLVPLRYGRMAVSPFTFFRGSAIIQAHDLSRTSDTGIVMPICGDGHLMNFGGFATPERQLVFDLNDFDEVALGPFEWDLKRLTASLVVAARHMRLSRGFSAELVMTAVSEYRDRMMQYAQCGALELWYERITFEHMAETALTPERRRTVRRGMEKAAGRTQESMLDKMCEHVGDHLVIRDAPPGLFHVHGANTMFEAEDDWFTLGDWRKLIGPMYGEYLKTLTHDRRELLSHFTAQDLVFKVVGVGSVGTRCLVLLSTDHMGKPLFLQIKEARQSVVAQYFKGQTLQHDGERVVRGQRVLQAASDIFLGWATGPSSRHFYFRQLRDMKLSANIELFDNDLLLGYAKLCGWVMARAHAKASGKAIEISAYIGRGDQFGEALTDYALAYADQVEKDYDVFMKACRNGELEARSDEDMAADFRM
- a CDS encoding ExbD/TolR family protein, which encodes MKLRRSRRSKRGRIEIIPMIDVMFFLLATFMLTSLAMQRLDAVRINLPQGRAQQMTQDKPLTLSVNEANQVFINQQAVRLDQVTPTIARLLRPDANVVVAADDHASHGVVVQAMLAARQAGAEHFLVAVHRE
- a CDS encoding MotA/TolQ/ExbB proton channel family protein, coding for MNDWTNLADAARLGGWVIYPLTVLAIVALAITLDRAYAFWRFASMPGLVDLTQLPGSLPKQHAFSRIGQLLRDPRTPLWRIETRVEAAAAQIERDMSRGLWLLETIVTAAPLLGLLGTIVGMMHSFKLIGGDGLVNPSGVTGGVAQALIATAIGLVIALVALFAFNFFSRRIDRLMDELESFANESLSDLRLASESAGLPS
- a CDS encoding M23 family metallopeptidase, whose translation is MWLYLRNILVPEPVHSTNANASPDLKRTSPMGVAARVFMLSSALAATLGAPVESRAVSKPPGQASVPGPNQPAVQRPLPGTQSPTPDGTNRLPASDGPVTSVMQMAFDGLHNLSFLRDDLHSRPTLVLSLDEPVLMKMCRLSPSVCVPLAPSAGAHEWTGRVAVGTGKTGSLADTSGSRAADVAHPTTLSGVAPLEMPPAQTNTYAGEIKGGLHAAWTPVGLPADLVVQLSRIFAGRLDATQPAQAGDYYRIAYEPVDGKPASAAGVRITAVELRLAGQTHRAVWFVAPGRVAGDYYSFDGQRLTAEPFAMPLNFVRVSSPFGYRIHPVTGQRLLHTGVDLTAAPGTPVVAASAGTVQFVGYDSGYGNHVVLRHTQGYTSYYAHLSAFAKGLRAGMQVSQGQSLGAVGETGVATGPHLHFEVRLNNQPTDPLKLTSRSSAVPLAGRQRAAFDQLASVALAGLPAMPGDVRTAANTPFPVR
- a CDS encoding TonB-dependent receptor; amino-acid sequence: MKHHILISRAVLLLFAQTVSLHALAASAGAPLTGTVTDTQGHAVDNAAVSIQDADGHTLAQTHTGHDGRFALSDVQPGTYAVTVNAKGFGSNTSIATVDGNTPPALKVALEKGSAIDVNVQAQRLNEARNGLQPDVGASVYRFTQADIQALPQGDNTPINQVLLQAPGVANDSYGQLHVRGDHADLQYRINGIIIPEPISGFGQSLDTHIVDQVNLITGALPAQYGYKTAGIVDITTKSGDLGNGGSVDVYGGSHQTLQSSADVYGSEGALSYFFTGSLGENNLGIEAPTADGSPIHDHTRQGNGFGYLSYIINPLTRVTLMAGTAANQFQLPNTPGLPTNFALAGHATFNSADLNETQSELNNFGVLALQGTNGGALDYQVSLFTRYTRTQFNPDPIGDLMFNGVASTDFRSNQAEGVQADTTFRLNDAHTLRGGVWVEQEHAVFSDNVSVFPTDANGNQSSDVPFNINDAGANTGYLYSAYLQDEWKLNSKLTLNYGLRYDGMDEFVHASQLSPRIGLVFEPTNATTLHAGYSRYFTPPDFELVSATTVSRFVGTTNQSEVSADSPVQPERSDYFDIGVTQRITPALTIGLDAYYKIARNLLDEGQFGTALINTPFNYQYGRVYGLEFTTNYKQGNVSAYLNLAYSKAQGKDVDSAQFNFSAAELAYIANNWVFLDHDQRVTVSLGGAYELGRTTFTADAIVGSGLRSGFANTDKLPWYGQLNLAVIQHFNEPIVGKFDVRLVVINAINSVYELRDGSGIGVEAPQFGPQRAIYAGITKLF
- a CDS encoding phosphatase PAP2 family protein; translated protein: MWSAISDLGDAAMTLPLAVACCAWLAMSLSGWRAALAWLAPLCAGMLMVGLTKILYAGCGVQIPAIGFRVISGHTMLASAVWPMAFLLASRSGTSAGTRAALMLGFLLAALIGTARVFDQAHTTSEVIAGWALGAVVTVIFVRWKDTPVLPSRLRPFAIGSMLLVSAAAYGHHAPIQTAIESYSPVLCERLF
- a CDS encoding energy transducer TonB, which translates into the protein MQRLLALADREDTRFAVAFVLAGMLCLTLLARSVGWLTTHESPPHTHAPTTIDMRLVELAPPPVPAPLTSVQRAAPAQAAPSPPVAKRTQTTPAPITHAIQPPRSSPTQPRQPPQPHEEAHSPIEPATPEQSATSTTSARAAPAAATASNAAAPSNSTAAATPAPPSGSTQARLLSQPMPVLPDDLREQGYQVTALAHFKVHADGTFEVELVKPTQNPRLNQILLETLHRWRFFPAMENGHPVESDQDVRVHFSVS
- a CDS encoding outer membrane protein, which gives rise to MKTKKIFYTVCTTTLAIILTGLTQAHAGTAPEAVQPQGSEFSGGYVGFKLGENRSNASGVAATARHDTTFPGLVAGYAFDAGPLVLGAEVFTDFHHGSATGKDGGLDAKVGVPVGKLMPYARLGFTGSWPDTRLHGGLGVEYKLSSQFGLAGEWTADTSRSSGTKRRNDSFTVGLNYHFQ